A single region of the Brachypodium distachyon strain Bd21 chromosome 3, Brachypodium_distachyon_v3.0, whole genome shotgun sequence genome encodes:
- the LOC100842147 gene encoding putative pentatricopeptide repeat-containing protein At5g52630 isoform X2 has protein sequence MGNAYMARPRPLTRMGKFRGQHSRSLDTATSLRLAAPLQSCGRAGDLRLGRCLHARLVLSGAAAASTFLANHLITMYSHCADVPSAVRLFDAMPRPNLVSWTTLVSGLTQNSMHRDALAAFSSMCRAGLVPTQFALSSAARAAAALAARHAGAQLHCVGVRLGFDAELFVASNLADMYSKSGLLVEACRVFDQMPQKDAVAWTAMIDGYAKNGNLEAAVIAFRDMRREGLVGADQHVLCSVLSASGGLKDGWLARAIHSCVMKSGFEQEVAVRNALTDMYAKAADMDNAARVVKIDQGSLNVVSATSLIDGYIETDCIEKALLMFIELRRQGVEPNEFTFSSMIKGCAMQALLEQGAQLHAEVIKTSLISDSFVSSTLLDMYGKCGLISLSIQLFKEIEYHTDIAWNAAINVLAQHGHGREAIRAFDRMTSSGIRPNHITFVSLLTACSHAGLVDEGLKYFYSMKDHHGIEPKGEHYSCIIDMYGRAGRLDEAEKFIGEMPVKPNAYGWCSLLGACRMRGNKELGEIAADNMMKLEPDNTGVHVSLSGIYASLGQWEDVKAVRKLMRDNRIKKLPGFSWVDSNKKTHVFGSEDWSHPQQEKIYEKLEELYERIKEEGYVPDTRFLPCNLEDTAKQRILRYHSERIAVAFALISMPATKPIIVKKNLRICADCHSALKFISKVENRDIIVRDNSRFHHFVKGGCSCGDYCQYQCGCCNYSLGMEQRVVTYCSYDQRDTM, from the exons ATGGGCAATGCATACATGGCCAGACCCCGCCCGCTGACCCGAATGGGGAAATTCAGGGGCCAGCACTCCCGCTCACTGGACACCGCCACCTCACTCCGGCTCGCTGCCCCTCTCCAGTCATgcggccgcgccggcgacCTCCGCCTCGGCCGCTGCCTCCACGCGCGCCTCGTGCTCtccggcgcggccgccgcgtccaCCTTCCTTGCCAACCACCTCATCACCATGTACTCCCACTGCGCCGACGTCCCCTCCGCTGTCCGCCTCTTCGACGCCATGCCCCGCCCCAACCTCGTCTCCTGGACCACCCTCGTCTCCGGCCTCACGCAGAACTCCATGCACCGCGATGCGCTCGCCGCCTTCTCTTCCATGTGCCGCGCGGGCCTCGTGCCCACGCAATTCGCGCTCTCCAGCGCtgcgcgcgccgcggccgccctcgccgcaCGGCACGCCGGGGCGCAGCTGCACTGCGTCGGCGTCAGGCTCGGATTCGACGCCGAGCTCTTCGTCGCGAGCAACCTTGCGGATATGTATTCCAAGTCCGGGCTGTTGGTCGAAGCGTGCAGGGTGTTTGACCAAATGCCACAAAAGGATGCTGTTGCATGGACGGCCATGATCGATGGGTACGCCAAGAATGGGAACCTTGAGGCGGCCGTTATAGCTTTCCGGGATATGAGACGTGAGGGACTGGTTGGAGCTGACCAGCATGTCCTATGTAGTGTTTTGAGTGCGTCGGGAGGGCTCAAGGATGGATGGCTTGCCCGAGCCATCCACTCTTGTGTAATGAAGTCAGGGTTTGAACAGGAGGTTGCGGTGAGGAATGCGCTCACTGACATGTATGCTAAGGCTGCTGATATGGACAATGCTGCTCGTGTGGTGAAGATTGACCAAGGAAGTTTGAACGTTGTGTCAGCTACCTCGCTGATCGATGGCTACATCGAGACTGACTGTATTGAGAAGGCCCTTCTAATGTTTATTGAACTGCGGAGGCAAGGAGTCGAACCCAATGAATTTACTTTCTCGAGCATGATCAAGGGCTGTGCTATGCAGGCTCTGCTTGAACAAGGTGCCCAGCTGCATGCTGAAGTGATCAAAACAAGTTTGATCAGTGACTCCTTTGTCAGTTCCACTCTTTTGGATATGTACGGAAAATGTGGCCTCATAAGTTTGTCCATTCAGTTATTTAAGGAGATTGAATACCATACTGATATTGCTTGGAATGCGGCAATCAATGTATTAGCACAACATGGTCATGGTAGGGAAGCAATCCGAGCTTTCGATAGGATGACCTCAAGTGGTATCAGGCCAAATCACATTACGTTTGTCAGCCTGCTTACAGCATGTAGTCATGCTGGGTTAGTGGACGAAGGACTGAAATATTTTTATTCCATGAAGGATCACCATGGTATTGAGCCTAAAGGGGAGCACTATTCTTGTATTATTGATATGTATGGACGAGCTGGGAGATTAGACGAAGCAGAAAAATTTATAGGTGAGATGCCTGTTAAGCCCAATGCCTATGGATGGTGCTCCTTGCTTGGAGCTTGCCGGATGCGAGGAAACAAGGAGCTGGGGGAGATTGCGGCAGATAACATGATGAAGCTTGAGCCAGATAACACTGGTGTTCATGTGTCTCTTTCTGGGATCTATGCATCATTGGGCCAATGGGAGGATGTGAAGGCAGTCAGGAAGTTGATGAGGGATAACAGGATTAAGAAGCTGCCTGGTTTTAGCTGGGTTGATTCTAACAAGAAAACTCATGTGTTTGGTTCAGAAGATTGGTCACACCCACAGCAGGAGAAGATATATGAAAAGCTCGAGGAACTCTATGAGAGGATAAAGGAGGAAGGTTATGTCCCGGACACACGCTTCTTGCCATGTAACCTAGAAGACACTGCAAAGCAGAGGATTCTGCGTTATCACAGTGAGCGGATTGCCGTAGCTTTTGCTTTGATAAGCATGCCTGCTACAAAACCAATCATCGTGAAGAAGAATTTGCGTATCTGTGCAGACTGCCATTCTGCACTGAAGTTCATTTCTAAGGTAGAAAACAGAGATATTATTGTTAGAGATAACTCCAGGTTCCACCATTTTGTGAAAGGGGGGTGTTCCTGTGGAGATTACTG TCAGTACCAATGTGGGTGCTGCAATTATTCCTTAGGAATGGAACAGAGAGTTGTGACTTACTGCTCTTACGATCAGAG GGATACTATGTGA
- the LOC100842147 gene encoding putative pentatricopeptide repeat-containing protein At5g52630 isoform X3, whose protein sequence is MGNAYMARPRPLTRMGKFRGQHSRSLDTATSLRLAAPLQSCGRAGDLRLGRCLHARLVLSGAAAASTFLANHLITMYSHCADVPSAVRLFDAMPRPNLVSWTTLVSGLTQNSMHRDALAAFSSMCRAGLVPTQFALSSAARAAAALAARHAGAQLHCVGVRLGFDAELFVASNLADMYSKSGLLVEACRVFDQMPQKDAVAWTAMIDGYAKNGNLEAAVIAFRDMRREGLVGADQHVLCSVLSASGGLKDGWLARAIHSCVMKSGFEQEVAVRNALTDMYAKAADMDNAARVVKIDQGSLNVVSATSLIDGYIETDCIEKALLMFIELRRQGVEPNEFTFSSMIKGCAMQALLEQGAQLHAEVIKTSLISDSFVSSTLLDMYGKCGLISLSIQLFKEIEYHTDIAWNAAINVLAQHGHGREAIRAFDRMTSSGIRPNHITFVSLLTACSHAGLVDEGLKYFYSMKDHHGIEPKGEHYSCIIDMYGRAGRLDEAEKFIGEMPVKPNAYGWCSLLGACRMRGNKELGEIAADNMMKLEPDNTGVHVSLSGIYASLGQWEDVKAVRKLMRDNRIKKLPGFSWVDSNKKTHVFGSEDWSHPQQEKIYEKLEELYERIKEEGYVPDTRFLPCNLEDTAKQRILRYHSERIAVAFALISMPATKPIIVKKNLRICADCHSALKFISKVENRDIIVRDNSRFHHFVKGGCSCGDYWNLLYV, encoded by the exons ATGGGCAATGCATACATGGCCAGACCCCGCCCGCTGACCCGAATGGGGAAATTCAGGGGCCAGCACTCCCGCTCACTGGACACCGCCACCTCACTCCGGCTCGCTGCCCCTCTCCAGTCATgcggccgcgccggcgacCTCCGCCTCGGCCGCTGCCTCCACGCGCGCCTCGTGCTCtccggcgcggccgccgcgtccaCCTTCCTTGCCAACCACCTCATCACCATGTACTCCCACTGCGCCGACGTCCCCTCCGCTGTCCGCCTCTTCGACGCCATGCCCCGCCCCAACCTCGTCTCCTGGACCACCCTCGTCTCCGGCCTCACGCAGAACTCCATGCACCGCGATGCGCTCGCCGCCTTCTCTTCCATGTGCCGCGCGGGCCTCGTGCCCACGCAATTCGCGCTCTCCAGCGCtgcgcgcgccgcggccgccctcgccgcaCGGCACGCCGGGGCGCAGCTGCACTGCGTCGGCGTCAGGCTCGGATTCGACGCCGAGCTCTTCGTCGCGAGCAACCTTGCGGATATGTATTCCAAGTCCGGGCTGTTGGTCGAAGCGTGCAGGGTGTTTGACCAAATGCCACAAAAGGATGCTGTTGCATGGACGGCCATGATCGATGGGTACGCCAAGAATGGGAACCTTGAGGCGGCCGTTATAGCTTTCCGGGATATGAGACGTGAGGGACTGGTTGGAGCTGACCAGCATGTCCTATGTAGTGTTTTGAGTGCGTCGGGAGGGCTCAAGGATGGATGGCTTGCCCGAGCCATCCACTCTTGTGTAATGAAGTCAGGGTTTGAACAGGAGGTTGCGGTGAGGAATGCGCTCACTGACATGTATGCTAAGGCTGCTGATATGGACAATGCTGCTCGTGTGGTGAAGATTGACCAAGGAAGTTTGAACGTTGTGTCAGCTACCTCGCTGATCGATGGCTACATCGAGACTGACTGTATTGAGAAGGCCCTTCTAATGTTTATTGAACTGCGGAGGCAAGGAGTCGAACCCAATGAATTTACTTTCTCGAGCATGATCAAGGGCTGTGCTATGCAGGCTCTGCTTGAACAAGGTGCCCAGCTGCATGCTGAAGTGATCAAAACAAGTTTGATCAGTGACTCCTTTGTCAGTTCCACTCTTTTGGATATGTACGGAAAATGTGGCCTCATAAGTTTGTCCATTCAGTTATTTAAGGAGATTGAATACCATACTGATATTGCTTGGAATGCGGCAATCAATGTATTAGCACAACATGGTCATGGTAGGGAAGCAATCCGAGCTTTCGATAGGATGACCTCAAGTGGTATCAGGCCAAATCACATTACGTTTGTCAGCCTGCTTACAGCATGTAGTCATGCTGGGTTAGTGGACGAAGGACTGAAATATTTTTATTCCATGAAGGATCACCATGGTATTGAGCCTAAAGGGGAGCACTATTCTTGTATTATTGATATGTATGGACGAGCTGGGAGATTAGACGAAGCAGAAAAATTTATAGGTGAGATGCCTGTTAAGCCCAATGCCTATGGATGGTGCTCCTTGCTTGGAGCTTGCCGGATGCGAGGAAACAAGGAGCTGGGGGAGATTGCGGCAGATAACATGATGAAGCTTGAGCCAGATAACACTGGTGTTCATGTGTCTCTTTCTGGGATCTATGCATCATTGGGCCAATGGGAGGATGTGAAGGCAGTCAGGAAGTTGATGAGGGATAACAGGATTAAGAAGCTGCCTGGTTTTAGCTGGGTTGATTCTAACAAGAAAACTCATGTGTTTGGTTCAGAAGATTGGTCACACCCACAGCAGGAGAAGATATATGAAAAGCTCGAGGAACTCTATGAGAGGATAAAGGAGGAAGGTTATGTCCCGGACACACGCTTCTTGCCATGTAACCTAGAAGACACTGCAAAGCAGAGGATTCTGCGTTATCACAGTGAGCGGATTGCCGTAGCTTTTGCTTTGATAAGCATGCCTGCTACAAAACCAATCATCGTGAAGAAGAATTTGCGTATCTGTGCAGACTGCCATTCTGCACTGAAGTTCATTTCTAAGGTAGAAAACAGAGATATTATTGTTAGAGATAACTCCAGGTTCCACCATTTTGTGAAAGGGGGGTGTTCCTGTGGAGATTACTG GAACCTTCTGTACGTGTAA
- the LOC100825630 gene encoding myosin-1 has product MASVEVRSVRKSAALRARTMPTKLQPARSMPLDYRYSPTAAASAGVGGKPAANGVGRRAAAAPVEEGEVFGVEGDADSPYSSKAGTTEEEEGGGGGGEVDSASSAAATPRKSLPAAAASPSQRDTRWGDTSSYGAKQKHRVFCQLPNGDWALCTVLTTSGDESVLKVSEGKVVRSKTESLQPANPEILDGVDDLMQLSYLSEPSVLYNLQYRYSQDMIYTKAGPVLVAVNPFKKVPLYGNEYIYSYKNKTMDSPHVYAIADSALREMKRDEVNQSIIISGESGAGKTETAKIAMQYLASLGGGSGIEYEILQTNPILEAFGNAKTLRNDNSSRFGKLIEIHFSTTGRICRAMIQTFLLEKSRVVQCAVGERSYHIFYQLCAGAPTSLREKLNLKKVDEYKYLKQSCCYSIAGVDDAQMFHTVTEAMNIVHISKEDQDNVFAMVSAVLWLGDVSFTVIDDENHVEIVIEEAAETVARLLGCSIEDLNLAFSKRHMKVNNENIVQKLTLTQAMDTRDALAKALYASLFEWLVEQINKSLSVGKRRTGRSISILDIYGFESFDKNSFEQFCINYANERLQQHFNRHLFKLEQEEYVEDGIDWAKVEFEDNQDCLNLFEKRPLGLLSLLDEESTFPNATDLTFANKLKQHLDTNSCFRGERGKAFAVRHYAGEVAYDTSGFLEKNRDLLHMDSIQLLAKCKSSIPQIFASKMLTQSDNLESVPYRPNAADSQKLSVAMKFKGQLFQLMQRLESTTPHFIRCIKPNNLQLPSIYGQELVLQQLKCCGVLEVVRISRSGYPTRMTHQKFARRYGFLLLEDVASQDPLSVSVAILHQFNILPEMYQVGYTKLFFRTGQIGKLENTRNRTLHGVLRVQSCFRGHQARRHARERIRGVLALQSFIRGENERQSYSSLLRKHRAATVVQRNLRGWLARRYFIKIRKASVVIQSGIRGCLVRRCAGNVDLLNVLREFESKKEAEGDQILIKASFLAELQRRILRAEATVREKDEENEMLHQRLQQYENRWLEYEQKMKAMEEMWQKQMRSLQSSLSVAKKSLALDETPRMSDSSVEQSWESNGNHVGGGSQLVPRITGREMNASISVIGRLAEEFEQRSQVFADDAKFLVEVKSGQADASLNPDMELRRLKQNFDSWKKDFSSRIRETKVILNKLASGGNESSPNSAKRKWWGRLNTSKFS; this is encoded by the exons ATGGCGTCGGTGGAGGTGCGGTCCGTGCGGAAGTCGGCGGCGCTGCGTGCGCGGACCATGCCGACTAAGCTGCAGCCCGCGCGGTCCATGCCGCTCGACTACAGGTACTCGCCCACGGCGGCCGCGTCTGCTGGCGTTGGCGGCAAGCCGGCGGCGAACGGCGTTGGGCGCCGGGCTGCGGCCGCGCCGGTGGAAGAAGGGGAGGTGTTTGGGGTCGAGGGTGATGCGGACTCCCCCTACAGCTCCAAGGCGGGGaccacggaggaggaggagggtggtggaggtggcggggAGGTCGATTCGGCGTCTTCTGCAGCGGCGACACCGCGGAAGtcgctgccggccgccgctgccagccCCTCACAACGTGACACGAGGTGGGGTGACACGAGCTCTTACGGTGCTAAACAG AAGCATAGAGTTTTTTGTCAGCTTCCAAATGGTGATTGGGCCTTATGCACCGTGCTCACTACCTCTGGCGATGAGTCTGTACTGAAGGTTTCTGAAGGCAAA GTAGTGAGGTCGAAAACGGAGAGCCTTCAACCTGCAAATCCTGAAATTCTTGATGGAGTGGACGATCTCATGCAGCTAAGTTATCTAAGTGAACCGTCAGTACTGTACAATTTGCAGTACAGATACTCCCAAGACATGATTTAT ACTAAAGCAGGTCCAGTTTTGGTGGCCGTCAATCCTTTTAAGAAAGTTCCACTGTATGGTAACGAGTACATTTATtcatataaaaataaaacaatggACAGTCCACATGTTTACGCAATAGCAGATTCAGCACTTCGCGAAATGAAAAGAG ATGAAGTTAACCAGTCCATTATTATAAG TGGTGAGAGTGGAGCaggaaaaacagaaactgCAAAGATTGCCATGCAGTATCTTGCTTCTCTCGGGGGAGGAAGTGGCATAGAATATGAGATCCTACAGACCAATCCAATACTTGAGGCTTTTGGCAATGCAAAGACATTAAGAAATGATAACTCAAGTCGCTTT GGAAAGCTCATTGAAATCCATTTCAGTACGACCGGAAGAATATGTCGTGCCATGATTCAAACAT TTCTACTTGAGAAG TCAAGGGTTGTACAATGTGCGGTCGGTGAGCGCTCCTACCATATATTTTATCAGCTATGTGCTGGTGCACCAACGTCTCTCAGAG AGAAGTTGAATTTGAAGAAGGTGGATGAATACAAATACCTAAAGCAGAGCTGTTGCTATTCGATTGCTGGTGTTGATGATGCCCAAATGTTTCACACTGTAACG GAAGCTATGAACATAGTTCATATCAGCAAGGAGGACCAAGATAACGTTTTTGCAATGGTTTCTGCTGTGCTATGGCTGGGAGATGTATCTTTCACAGTTATTgatgatgaaaatcatgttgAGATCGTTATAGAAGAAG CTGCGGAAACGGTTGCAAGACTTCTTGGCTGCAGTATTGAAGATCTCAATTTAGCTTTCTCAAAGCGGCACATGAAAGTTAACAATGAAAATATAGTTCAGAAACTTACGCTCACACAG GCAATGGACACAAGAGATGCACTAGCGAAAGCACTCTATGCAAGTTTGTTTGAGTGGCTTGTAGAACAAATTAACAAGTCTCTTTCAGTTGGCAAGCGTCGAACTGGGAGATCAATCAGTATTCTTGATATCTACGGCTTTGAATCATTTGAT AAGAACAGTTTTGAGCAGTTCTGCATTAACTACGCAAACGAGAGGCTACAACAACATTTCAACCGCCATTTGTTTAAGCTTGAGCAAGAG GAATACGTTGAAGATGGCATTGACTGGGCTAAGGTTGAGTTTGAGGACAACCAGGACTGTTTGAATCTCTTTGAGAAA AGACCACTGGGGTTATTATCTCTGCTGGATGAGGAATCTACTTTCCCAAATGCTACAGACCTTACTTTTGCAAACAAGCTTAAGCAACATCTTGACACCAATTCTTGCTTCAGAGGTGAAAGAGGCAAGGCTTTTGCTGTTCGTCACTATGCAGGAGAG GTTGCATATGACACGTCAGGTTTTCTTGAGAAGAATAGAGATTTATTGCATATGGACTCAATTCAGCTCCTTGCTAAATGCAAATCTTCTATACCACAAATATTTGCATCTAAGATGCTTACTCAATCTGATAATTTAGAATCCGTTCCATATAGGCCTAATGCTGCTGATTCACAGAAATTAAGTGTAGCAATGAAATTTAAG GGACAATTGTTCCAACTTATGCAAAGACTTGAAAGTACGACACCACACTTCATACGTTGTATCAAACCGAATAATTTGCAACTCCCTTCAATTTATGGACAAGAACTTGTGCTTCAACAGCTCAAGTGCTGTGGGGTTCTTGAGGTTGTCCGAATTTCAAGATCTGGGTATCCAACGAGAATGACTCATCAGAAGTTTGCTCGGCG GTAtgggtttcttcttcttgaggaTGTCGCATCTCAAGACCCACTTAGTGTTTCAGTTGCAATTCTTCATCAGTTCAACATTTTGCCTGAGATGTATCAAGTTGGCTACACAAAATTGTTCTTCCGAACTGGTCAG ATTGGCAAACTTGAGAACACGCGAAATCGTACTCTCCATGGTGTTTTAAGGGTTCAAAGCTGTTTCAGAGGGCATCAAGCACGGCGCCATGCAAGGGAACGCATTAGAGGAGTTTTGGCTCTTCAATCAT TCATTCGTGGTGAGAATGAAAGACAGAGTTATTCGTCTCTGTTGAGGAAACATAGAGCAGCCACTGTTGTGCAGAGAAATCTAAGAGGCTGGCTTGCTAGAAGATATTTCATCAAGATACGGAAGGCTTCAGTGGTAATACAATCTG GTATTCGTGGTTGTCTTGTCAGAAGATGTGCCGGCAATGTTGATCTATTGAACGTGTTAAGAGAATTTGAATCAAAGAAG GAAGCAGAGGGTGACCAAATTTTGATCAAGGCATCGTTCCTGGCTGAGCTACAAAGGCGAATCCTAAGGGCTGAGGCCACTGTTCGAGAAAAGGACGAAGAGAATGAAATGCTTCATCAGCGGCTTCAGCAATACGAAAACCGATGGTTGGAATACGAGCAGAAAATGAAAGCGATGGAGGAAATGTGGCAGAAGCAAATGCGGTCATTGCAATCAAGCCTGTCGGTAGCGAAGAAGAGTCTTGCTCTGGATGAGACACCTAGGATGTCTGATTCATCAGTGGAGCAGAGCTGGGAAAGCAATGGGAATCATGTCGGAGGGGGCTCCCAGCTGGTCCCACGTATCACTGGGCGGGAAATGAACGCCAGCATCAGCGTCATCGGCCGCCTAGCGGAAGAATTCGAGCAGCGGAGTCAGGTCTTTGCTGATGATGCCAAGTTCTTGGTTGAGGTCAAGTCTGGGCAGGCGGACGCCAGCCTGAACCCAGACATGGAGCTCCGCAGGCTGAAGCAGAACTTTGACTCATGGAAGAAGGATTTCAGTTCCCGCATAAGGGAGACAAAGGTGATTCTGAACAAGCTTGCGAGTGGGGGCAACGAGTCGTCACCCAACTCCGCGAAGCGAAAGTGGTGGGGCAGGCTGAACACCTCCAAGTTTTCATGA
- the LOC100842147 gene encoding putative pentatricopeptide repeat-containing protein At5g52630 isoform X1 — MGNAYMARPRPLTRMGKFRGQHSRSLDTATSLRLAAPLQSCGRAGDLRLGRCLHARLVLSGAAAASTFLANHLITMYSHCADVPSAVRLFDAMPRPNLVSWTTLVSGLTQNSMHRDALAAFSSMCRAGLVPTQFALSSAARAAAALAARHAGAQLHCVGVRLGFDAELFVASNLADMYSKSGLLVEACRVFDQMPQKDAVAWTAMIDGYAKNGNLEAAVIAFRDMRREGLVGADQHVLCSVLSASGGLKDGWLARAIHSCVMKSGFEQEVAVRNALTDMYAKAADMDNAARVVKIDQGSLNVVSATSLIDGYIETDCIEKALLMFIELRRQGVEPNEFTFSSMIKGCAMQALLEQGAQLHAEVIKTSLISDSFVSSTLLDMYGKCGLISLSIQLFKEIEYHTDIAWNAAINVLAQHGHGREAIRAFDRMTSSGIRPNHITFVSLLTACSHAGLVDEGLKYFYSMKDHHGIEPKGEHYSCIIDMYGRAGRLDEAEKFIGEMPVKPNAYGWCSLLGACRMRGNKELGEIAADNMMKLEPDNTGVHVSLSGIYASLGQWEDVKAVRKLMRDNRIKKLPGFSWVDSNKKTHVFGSEDWSHPQQEKIYEKLEELYERIKEEGYVPDTRFLPCNLEDTAKQRILRYHSERIAVAFALISMPATKPIIVKKNLRICADCHSALKFISKVENRDIIVRDNSRFHHFVKGGCSCGDYCQYQCGCCNYSLGMEQRVVTYCSYDQRQKNQLTNTHRNNAASLN, encoded by the exons ATGGGCAATGCATACATGGCCAGACCCCGCCCGCTGACCCGAATGGGGAAATTCAGGGGCCAGCACTCCCGCTCACTGGACACCGCCACCTCACTCCGGCTCGCTGCCCCTCTCCAGTCATgcggccgcgccggcgacCTCCGCCTCGGCCGCTGCCTCCACGCGCGCCTCGTGCTCtccggcgcggccgccgcgtccaCCTTCCTTGCCAACCACCTCATCACCATGTACTCCCACTGCGCCGACGTCCCCTCCGCTGTCCGCCTCTTCGACGCCATGCCCCGCCCCAACCTCGTCTCCTGGACCACCCTCGTCTCCGGCCTCACGCAGAACTCCATGCACCGCGATGCGCTCGCCGCCTTCTCTTCCATGTGCCGCGCGGGCCTCGTGCCCACGCAATTCGCGCTCTCCAGCGCtgcgcgcgccgcggccgccctcgccgcaCGGCACGCCGGGGCGCAGCTGCACTGCGTCGGCGTCAGGCTCGGATTCGACGCCGAGCTCTTCGTCGCGAGCAACCTTGCGGATATGTATTCCAAGTCCGGGCTGTTGGTCGAAGCGTGCAGGGTGTTTGACCAAATGCCACAAAAGGATGCTGTTGCATGGACGGCCATGATCGATGGGTACGCCAAGAATGGGAACCTTGAGGCGGCCGTTATAGCTTTCCGGGATATGAGACGTGAGGGACTGGTTGGAGCTGACCAGCATGTCCTATGTAGTGTTTTGAGTGCGTCGGGAGGGCTCAAGGATGGATGGCTTGCCCGAGCCATCCACTCTTGTGTAATGAAGTCAGGGTTTGAACAGGAGGTTGCGGTGAGGAATGCGCTCACTGACATGTATGCTAAGGCTGCTGATATGGACAATGCTGCTCGTGTGGTGAAGATTGACCAAGGAAGTTTGAACGTTGTGTCAGCTACCTCGCTGATCGATGGCTACATCGAGACTGACTGTATTGAGAAGGCCCTTCTAATGTTTATTGAACTGCGGAGGCAAGGAGTCGAACCCAATGAATTTACTTTCTCGAGCATGATCAAGGGCTGTGCTATGCAGGCTCTGCTTGAACAAGGTGCCCAGCTGCATGCTGAAGTGATCAAAACAAGTTTGATCAGTGACTCCTTTGTCAGTTCCACTCTTTTGGATATGTACGGAAAATGTGGCCTCATAAGTTTGTCCATTCAGTTATTTAAGGAGATTGAATACCATACTGATATTGCTTGGAATGCGGCAATCAATGTATTAGCACAACATGGTCATGGTAGGGAAGCAATCCGAGCTTTCGATAGGATGACCTCAAGTGGTATCAGGCCAAATCACATTACGTTTGTCAGCCTGCTTACAGCATGTAGTCATGCTGGGTTAGTGGACGAAGGACTGAAATATTTTTATTCCATGAAGGATCACCATGGTATTGAGCCTAAAGGGGAGCACTATTCTTGTATTATTGATATGTATGGACGAGCTGGGAGATTAGACGAAGCAGAAAAATTTATAGGTGAGATGCCTGTTAAGCCCAATGCCTATGGATGGTGCTCCTTGCTTGGAGCTTGCCGGATGCGAGGAAACAAGGAGCTGGGGGAGATTGCGGCAGATAACATGATGAAGCTTGAGCCAGATAACACTGGTGTTCATGTGTCTCTTTCTGGGATCTATGCATCATTGGGCCAATGGGAGGATGTGAAGGCAGTCAGGAAGTTGATGAGGGATAACAGGATTAAGAAGCTGCCTGGTTTTAGCTGGGTTGATTCTAACAAGAAAACTCATGTGTTTGGTTCAGAAGATTGGTCACACCCACAGCAGGAGAAGATATATGAAAAGCTCGAGGAACTCTATGAGAGGATAAAGGAGGAAGGTTATGTCCCGGACACACGCTTCTTGCCATGTAACCTAGAAGACACTGCAAAGCAGAGGATTCTGCGTTATCACAGTGAGCGGATTGCCGTAGCTTTTGCTTTGATAAGCATGCCTGCTACAAAACCAATCATCGTGAAGAAGAATTTGCGTATCTGTGCAGACTGCCATTCTGCACTGAAGTTCATTTCTAAGGTAGAAAACAGAGATATTATTGTTAGAGATAACTCCAGGTTCCACCATTTTGTGAAAGGGGGGTGTTCCTGTGGAGATTACTG TCAGTACCAATGTGGGTGCTGCAATTATTCCTTAGGAATGGAACAGAGAGTTGTGACTTACTGCTCTTACGATCAGAG GCAGAAGAATCAACTAACCAATACTCATAGAAATAATGCAGCATCACTGAATTAG